From Leptospira ellinghausenii, a single genomic window includes:
- a CDS encoding DUF1420 family protein, translating into MYKNLNDLILHPFISFLFSVILLLGLSSFGFILFFLLDQIFKKSLFAKFKKRFLDQLVFGFILISILINYLVLFELIRPTGVKSISVLICIFGILFLPIVLNKIYNVRRFYFKQIREIEFPDVLIFGNLIGYFLLSIAPPTDADSLNYHLSIPLIFLNENNIIPDLGFFHERLIGSGEIFGLVYLNLGAEQFSSLLQFVGILLILRGFKKLGNLDKKFTKFIQITFLSIPVLIFLVSSSKMQMFPLGIISFGLVNIFRLVSKKNENSLMLFVFIIPVVFSVSLKYSFLLYAWLVFIFLVFNFKSKKRIFLFSMLFLLIYLIFILPFAYYRVKYLGVSVFYSAIDPLNGDIPGLGKFKDYLKSYQDTSLGFPYFLFFPNYKSPGTTFIGASLLILLLAFDNLKYKRFNGLFLLFLLDLLLTRFFLQQSSRFYLESFALLCVYLLTISDSENRRKLIRFIQIPIFSQALIVLLISIYFGINLVTGLFSVSSRKNMMRENAFGYGLSEMSYESLPVNSKLLFNHTSLVFSKRRPFSDDWMRFVDTCDDFKYFITYLQKSGVNYFLVRDGNYSDRYLFNDSMINEAILDIPKESRIPLNRNQKYSAKIVKLNKENWMGCFRK; encoded by the coding sequence ATGTATAAAAATTTAAACGATTTAATACTGCATCCATTTATATCATTTTTATTTTCAGTAATTTTGTTATTAGGTCTATCTTCATTTGGTTTTATATTATTTTTTCTTTTAGATCAAATATTTAAAAAAAGTTTATTTGCGAAATTTAAGAAGAGATTTCTTGATCAGCTTGTTTTTGGGTTTATCTTGATTTCAATTTTAATAAACTATTTAGTTTTATTTGAACTGATTCGCCCTACAGGTGTTAAATCGATAAGTGTTTTGATCTGTATATTTGGAATTTTATTTTTACCGATAGTTCTAAATAAAATTTATAATGTAAGAAGGTTTTATTTTAAACAAATTCGTGAAATTGAGTTTCCTGATGTTTTGATTTTTGGAAATTTGATAGGTTATTTTTTACTTTCTATAGCACCTCCGACTGATGCGGACTCCCTCAATTATCATCTCTCGATTCCTTTGATTTTCTTAAATGAAAATAATATAATTCCTGATTTAGGATTTTTTCACGAACGTTTAATAGGCTCCGGAGAGATTTTTGGGTTAGTATATTTGAATCTTGGGGCTGAACAATTTTCAAGCTTACTTCAGTTTGTTGGAATTCTCTTGATTTTAAGGGGCTTTAAGAAATTGGGAAATTTAGATAAAAAATTTACCAAGTTTATCCAGATAACATTCTTATCTATTCCTGTCTTGATTTTTCTTGTGTCTTCTTCAAAAATGCAGATGTTTCCTCTAGGAATTATTTCTTTTGGGCTCGTTAACATTTTTCGATTAGTTTCGAAAAAAAATGAAAATAGTTTAATGCTTTTTGTTTTTATTATTCCTGTCGTTTTTTCCGTATCTTTGAAGTATTCTTTTTTGTTATATGCATGGTTAGTCTTTATATTTTTAGTATTCAACTTTAAATCGAAAAAAAGAATCTTTTTGTTTTCGATGCTTTTTCTTTTGATTTATCTGATTTTCATATTGCCTTTTGCTTATTATCGGGTGAAATATTTGGGGGTAAGTGTATTCTATAGTGCGATTGATCCTTTAAACGGAGACATCCCTGGATTAGGGAAATTTAAAGATTATTTAAAATCATATCAGGATACATCTCTTGGATTTCCTTATTTTTTGTTTTTTCCAAATTACAAATCACCTGGGACTACCTTTATCGGCGCTTCTTTGTTAATTTTGCTTTTGGCTTTTGATAATCTCAAATATAAAAGATTCAATGGATTGTTTCTCCTTTTTTTGTTGGATCTCCTCTTGACTCGTTTTTTTTTGCAGCAGAGTTCGCGTTTTTATTTAGAAAGTTTCGCTTTGCTTTGTGTATATTTATTAACTATCTCTGATTCAGAGAATAGAAGAAAATTGATACGATTCATTCAAATTCCAATATTTTCTCAAGCATTGATTGTTTTACTCATTTCAATTTATTTTGGAATCAATTTAGTGACTGGATTATTTTCTGTCTCGAGTCGAAAAAATATGATGAGAGAGAACGCTTTTGGATATGGATTGTCTGAAATGTCATATGAAAGTTTGCCAGTAAACTCTAAGCTTTTATTTAATCATACCTCATTGGTATTTTCTAAGAGAAGACCTTTTTCAGACGATTGGATGCGTTTTGTTGATACTTGTGATGATTTTAAATACTTTATTACATATTTACAGAAAAGTGGAGTAAACTATTTTTTGGTCAGGGATGGAAATTATAGTGATCGATACTTATTTAATGATTCAATGATTAATGAAGCAATATTAGATATCCCTAAGGAGTCGAGGATACCTTTAAATCGGAACCAAAAATATTCTGCAAAAATCGTAAAATTGAATAAAGAAAATTGGATGGGATGTTTTAGGAAATAA
- a CDS encoding GtrA family protein — translation MLRKIFSIIEGKHYRYLIIGFVVFVINFKFTLFFSALQLFSDKKLSMFVSYVISIEIALLISFPLHKYITWLESDATNIYKQLLRFHWISLFGIILRLLLFYWFLSINFGMEVSIILSTGTVVLLNFVGFELVVFTDKSKMQIQENEFVYGYSGNGIVALETVEEAKLYNKWIAEKIEDYLGDKNLEIGAGTGTIASILSERYPLYLYEISKANNEFLKERFKDNSNIVSIGFDFLSVDETEKFSCIYSSNVLEHLEDDVHFVNKGLDLLKVGGFFVAIVPAMMVLFSSFDKSIGHYRRYTKNDIKRWKTALSNRDDIKIIASDYFNPIGAVGWYIKMKLLKQKKINKSDALLMNAIIPFVSWLDLFWFGFGQSMLIVLKKVK, via the coding sequence ATGTTAAGAAAGATATTTTCAATCATTGAAGGGAAACATTACCGATATTTAATTATTGGATTTGTTGTTTTTGTTATAAATTTTAAGTTTACGTTGTTTTTTTCGGCTCTACAGCTATTTTCAGATAAGAAGCTAAGTATGTTTGTTTCTTATGTAATTTCCATTGAAATTGCACTCTTGATCTCTTTTCCATTGCATAAATATATAACTTGGTTGGAGTCCGATGCGACCAATATTTATAAGCAATTGTTAAGGTTTCATTGGATTTCTTTATTCGGTATAATACTTAGGTTGTTATTGTTCTATTGGTTTTTAAGTATTAATTTTGGAATGGAAGTCTCAATTATACTTTCAACAGGAACAGTTGTTTTGTTGAATTTTGTTGGATTTGAATTAGTTGTATTTACTGATAAAAGCAAAATGCAGATTCAAGAAAATGAATTTGTTTATGGGTATTCTGGTAATGGTATTGTTGCTTTAGAAACTGTTGAAGAAGCTAAACTATATAATAAATGGATTGCCGAGAAAATAGAAGATTACTTGGGTGACAAAAATTTAGAAATTGGTGCAGGTACTGGAACTATCGCATCTATTCTATCGGAAAGATATCCTTTATATTTATATGAAATTTCCAAAGCAAATAATGAGTTCTTGAAAGAAAGATTTAAAGATAATTCAAATATAGTATCAATTGGTTTCGATTTTTTATCGGTAGATGAAACAGAAAAATTTTCTTGTATATATTCGAGTAATGTTTTGGAGCATTTGGAGGATGATGTTCATTTTGTAAACAAAGGTTTGGATCTCTTGAAAGTTGGCGGTTTCTTCGTTGCTATTGTTCCAGCAATGATGGTTCTTTTCTCCAGTTTTGATAAAAGCATTGGACATTACCGGAGATATACGAAAAATGATATAAAACGTTGGAAGACTGCTTTGAGTAATCGAGATGATATAAAAATTATCGCTTCAGACTATTTTAATCCGATTGGTGCAGTGGGTTGGTATATCAAGATGAAATTGCTTAAACAAAAGAAAATAAATAAAAGTGACGCATTGTTAATGAATGCAATAATTCCTTTTGTTTCTTGGCTGGATCTTTTTTGGTTTGGATTTGGCCAAAGTATGCTTATTGTTTTGAAAAAGGTTAAATAA
- a CDS encoding AglZ/HisF2 family acetamidino modification protein, with protein MLRPRIIPCLLVKDGGLVKTQKFSEPKYVGDPINAVKIFNEKEADELIVIDIDATRYAKDPDLKLLQNLANESRMPMCYGGGVKTVSQAKAVVSIGIEKVALSSIVVENPNIISNIADEIGSQSVVAVLDIKKKKLSSKYEIWTHNGTKNSKLDPVDFSLELQSLGAGEIVINSIDHDGMMDGLDFPILEKIYNQLSIPMTIVGGVGSLKDIEEAVQKFKYIGVGVGSFFVFKGKYRAVMINYPTIEERDHIVANTLL; from the coding sequence ATGCTAAGACCCAGAATAATTCCTTGTTTGCTAGTGAAAGATGGTGGTCTTGTGAAAACACAGAAGTTTTCGGAGCCAAAATATGTAGGTGATCCGATTAATGCTGTCAAAATCTTTAATGAAAAAGAAGCTGATGAGTTGATCGTAATTGATATTGATGCAACTCGATATGCAAAGGATCCTGATTTAAAACTTTTACAAAATCTTGCTAATGAAAGTCGAATGCCTATGTGCTATGGTGGCGGTGTAAAGACTGTTAGTCAAGCTAAGGCCGTTGTTTCTATCGGTATAGAAAAGGTGGCTTTAAGTTCTATAGTTGTAGAGAATCCTAATATCATCTCAAATATAGCAGATGAAATAGGAAGTCAAAGTGTTGTTGCTGTACTTGATATAAAGAAAAAAAAGCTAAGTTCTAAGTATGAAATTTGGACTCATAACGGGACAAAAAATTCCAAATTAGACCCTGTCGATTTTTCACTTGAGCTTCAAAGTTTAGGTGCAGGAGAAATAGTCATAAACTCAATCGATCATGATGGTATGATGGATGGTTTGGATTTTCCTATCCTTGAAAAAATTTACAATCAATTATCAATTCCCATGACGATCGTCGGAGGAGTTGGCAGCCTAAAAGATATTGAAGAAGCCGTGCAAAAATTTAAGTATATTGGTGTTGGAGTTGGTAGTTTCTTTGTTTTTAAAGGGAAGTACCGAGCAGTGATGATAAATTACCCTACGATAGAAGAAAGAGATCATATTGTAGCAAATACGTTATTATAA
- the hisH gene encoding imidazole glycerol phosphate synthase subunit HisH, with protein sequence MLTIIDYGLGNILSFQNVYKRINIETRIAKSIADLENATKLILPGVGAFDHAVDLLNASGMRSKIEELVFQKKTPIIGICVGMQILANSSEEGTKPGLGWIAGSVKKFDFRKLEKKIPMPHMGWNDVQPNEEGSELFRGLDSDSRFYFLHSYYFECTDKQNEISKTDYGNSFSSAIKKNHIYGVQFHPEKSHHSGQILLKNFAEI encoded by the coding sequence ATGCTAACAATTATTGATTATGGTTTAGGGAATATACTCTCATTTCAAAATGTTTACAAAAGGATTAATATTGAAACTCGGATTGCAAAATCTATAGCTGATTTAGAAAATGCAACTAAGCTAATCCTTCCAGGTGTCGGTGCTTTTGATCATGCAGTAGACCTTTTAAATGCCTCTGGAATGCGAAGTAAAATAGAGGAATTGGTATTTCAAAAAAAAACTCCCATAATAGGAATTTGCGTTGGTATGCAAATTTTGGCAAATTCAAGTGAAGAAGGCACCAAACCTGGATTAGGTTGGATCGCTGGTTCTGTTAAAAAATTTGATTTTCGTAAGTTAGAAAAAAAGATTCCCATGCCACATATGGGATGGAACGACGTACAACCAAATGAAGAAGGCTCAGAATTGTTTCGCGGGTTGGATTCGGATTCACGGTTTTATTTTTTACATTCCTATTATTTTGAATGCACCGATAAACAAAACGAAATTTCTAAAACAGACTATGGAAATAGTTTTTCAAGTGCTATCAAAAAGAATCATATCTATGGTGTGCAATTCCATCCAGAAAAGAGTCATCACTCTGGCCAAATACTTTTAAAAAATTTTGCTGAGATATAA
- a CDS encoding glycosyltransferase, with protein MILGIDASRNRSGGAVNHIIGIITYFRIEKHGIDHIHLWSYPDLLDKIPDFPWLSKHSPPALKKTLLSQLIWQRFMLIKEAQRLCCDLMFDTDAGSISAFKPYVSMSQDLLNFEKDSTKSYRIGFAWLRLKVLYYVQKNSFRNANGVIFLTKYSSNVIQKHTGKLTNVRIIPHGIDPGFNKDLKLKNSLRNNVIDCIYISPILEYKNHLQVLDAIFRLRKDGIQIRITLVGDDRTDFGKFVLEKAKEYDPNAEFIFILGKKNHENLPEIQSRFDFVIFASGVENMPITLMESMLMGLPIACSNQGPMPEVLGDAGVYFDPYSVASIYSTLEQLVRNDKLRLNIGKKAKQLALNYTWDKCSENTFSFLEEIGKDFNKNKRK; from the coding sequence ATGATTTTAGGTATCGATGCTTCTCGTAATCGTTCCGGAGGTGCAGTCAATCACATTATTGGAATCATCACTTATTTCCGTATTGAAAAGCATGGGATTGATCATATTCATCTTTGGTCTTATCCGGATTTATTGGATAAAATTCCTGATTTTCCATGGTTGTCAAAACATTCCCCACCTGCTTTAAAAAAAACTCTTTTATCCCAATTGATTTGGCAAAGATTCATGTTAATCAAAGAAGCTCAACGTCTGTGCTGTGATTTAATGTTTGATACTGATGCAGGTTCAATTTCTGCATTTAAGCCATATGTTTCAATGAGCCAGGATTTGTTAAATTTTGAAAAAGATTCAACCAAATCCTATCGTATCGGATTCGCTTGGCTTCGTCTCAAGGTATTGTATTATGTGCAGAAGAATTCTTTTCGTAATGCAAATGGTGTCATATTCTTGACCAAGTATTCTAGTAATGTTATCCAAAAACATACAGGAAAATTAACTAATGTAAGGATTATTCCACATGGAATTGATCCAGGTTTCAATAAAGATTTAAAACTAAAGAATTCACTAAGGAATAATGTAATCGATTGTATTTATATTTCTCCAATTTTGGAGTATAAAAATCACCTTCAGGTATTAGATGCTATTTTCCGTTTGCGAAAAGATGGAATCCAAATTAGAATTACTTTAGTTGGAGATGATAGAACTGATTTTGGTAAATTTGTTTTAGAGAAAGCAAAAGAATATGACCCCAATGCGGAATTTATTTTTATTCTCGGAAAAAAAAATCATGAAAATTTGCCTGAAATACAGTCTAGATTTGACTTTGTAATTTTTGCATCTGGAGTGGAGAACATGCCAATTACCCTTATGGAGTCGATGCTTATGGGGTTACCAATTGCATGCTCTAATCAGGGGCCAATGCCGGAAGTATTGGGCGATGCTGGTGTTTATTTTGATCCGTATTCTGTTGCATCTATTTATTCAACATTAGAACAACTTGTTCGAAATGATAAGTTAAGATTGAATATAGGTAAGAAAGCAAAACAATTAGCATTAAATTATACATGGGACAAATGCTCCGAAAATACATTTTCGTTTTTGGAAGAAATTGGAAAGGACTTTAATAAAAATAAGAGGAAATAG
- a CDS encoding N-acetyl sugar amidotransferase: MSYQICTKTVIDSTLPDVTFDKNGISSVYWDFQNNVKPNWFPNEKGHKILESYVDQIKKSAKNKDFDCILGLSGGVDSSYMLHTMVKEYGLKPLVFHVDGGWNSEMAVNNISKLVDKLNLDLFTEVINWNEMRDFQLAWFKSGVPHIDIPQDHAFGAVLYKFSDKYNIKYILNGGNIATECVIMPYKYYYWGTDLVHIRDIIKKFGTVPMKTYPFSSVYRHKIYQKYIKGMKVLKPLNFMPYSKNLAIETLEKEYGWKSYGQKHFESRFTRFYEGYWLPTRFNFDVRRNQLSSLILTGQTTREESLEVLKKPSYDPEFLKQDFEFIATKLGISADELDHYHKMDLKFYWDYKNDHNKLKFLENIITFLNVGRRGGAF, from the coding sequence TTGAGTTACCAAATCTGTACGAAAACTGTAATTGATTCAACCCTTCCTGATGTAACATTTGATAAAAATGGAATCTCCAGTGTATACTGGGATTTTCAGAACAATGTAAAACCTAATTGGTTTCCAAATGAGAAAGGACACAAAATTCTAGAGAGTTACGTAGATCAAATCAAGAAGTCTGCAAAGAATAAAGATTTTGATTGCATATTAGGGCTAAGTGGTGGAGTTGATAGTTCCTATATGTTGCACACGATGGTTAAAGAATATGGTCTTAAGCCTCTTGTGTTTCATGTTGATGGCGGATGGAATTCTGAAATGGCCGTGAATAATATAAGTAAACTTGTAGATAAGTTAAACTTAGATCTATTTACAGAAGTTATCAATTGGAATGAAATGAGAGATTTTCAATTAGCATGGTTTAAGTCAGGAGTACCTCATATAGATATTCCGCAGGATCATGCTTTTGGAGCTGTGCTATATAAATTCTCAGACAAATATAATATCAAATATATACTCAATGGCGGCAATATCGCAACTGAATGTGTCATTATGCCGTATAAGTATTATTATTGGGGTACTGATTTAGTTCATATACGAGATATCATCAAGAAATTTGGAACAGTCCCAATGAAGACTTATCCTTTCAGTTCGGTCTATAGACATAAAATCTATCAGAAGTATATTAAAGGGATGAAAGTTCTAAAACCATTAAATTTTATGCCTTATTCCAAAAACTTGGCAATTGAAACTTTGGAGAAGGAATACGGATGGAAATCATATGGGCAGAAACATTTTGAGTCCAGATTTACGCGATTTTATGAAGGTTATTGGTTGCCTACTCGTTTCAATTTTGATGTAAGAAGGAATCAGCTTTCAAGTCTGATATTAACGGGCCAAACAACGCGGGAGGAATCACTTGAAGTTTTAAAAAAACCTTCGTATGATCCAGAATTTCTCAAACAAGATTTTGAATTCATTGCTACAAAGCTTGGGATAAGTGCGGATGAATTGGATCATTACCACAAGATGGATTTGAAGTTTTACTGGGATTATAAAAATGATCATAACAAACTTAAATTTTTGGAAAATATAATTACATTTTTGAACGTAGGTAGAAGGGGTGGAGCTTTTTAG
- a CDS encoding polysaccharide biosynthesis protein: MFNNKTLLITGGTGSFGKAVLNRFLSSEIKEIRIFSRDEKKQDDLRKKYNNPKIKFFLGDVRDASSLTGAFSGVDYIFHAAALKQVPSCEFFPMEAFKTNVMGTENVLQVAYDLGIKKVICLSTDKAVYPINAMGISKAMMEKVMVAKTRNFDESRMIVCGTRYGNVMASRGSVIPLFVDQLLKKQAFTITDPNMTRFMMTLDDAVELVLYAFENGNNGDIFVQKSPAATIEILAKAILDLFNKMDHPIKTIGTRHGEKLYETLLSREEITSAEDRGDYFRIPPDLRDLNYDKFVEQGEGKISITEDYNSHNTKRLNLEEMKSLLLKLSFIRDILDGKDAETWD; this comes from the coding sequence ATGTTTAATAATAAAACATTACTCATTACGGGTGGGACTGGTTCTTTTGGGAAAGCTGTTCTGAATCGTTTCTTAAGTTCAGAGATCAAAGAGATAAGAATCTTTAGTCGAGATGAAAAAAAACAAGATGATCTCAGAAAAAAATATAACAATCCAAAGATTAAGTTTTTTTTGGGAGATGTGAGGGATGCTTCTTCTTTAACAGGTGCATTTTCAGGTGTTGATTACATTTTTCATGCTGCGGCATTAAAGCAGGTTCCTTCTTGTGAATTTTTTCCTATGGAAGCATTTAAAACTAATGTGATGGGAACAGAAAATGTTTTGCAGGTTGCATATGATCTTGGTATTAAAAAAGTAATTTGTTTGAGCACAGATAAGGCAGTTTACCCCATCAATGCAATGGGAATTTCGAAAGCCATGATGGAAAAAGTTATGGTAGCAAAAACTAGAAATTTTGACGAATCACGTATGATTGTTTGTGGAACCAGGTATGGAAATGTAATGGCATCAAGGGGTTCTGTAATTCCACTTTTTGTCGACCAACTCCTAAAAAAACAAGCCTTTACAATTACCGACCCGAATATGACGCGTTTTATGATGACATTGGACGATGCCGTAGAGCTTGTGTTGTATGCCTTTGAAAATGGAAACAATGGAGATATATTTGTTCAAAAATCTCCTGCAGCGACGATAGAGATTCTTGCGAAAGCAATTCTTGATCTTTTTAACAAAATGGACCATCCAATCAAAACAATTGGTACTAGACACGGTGAAAAATTGTATGAAACTCTATTAAGTAGAGAAGAAATTACATCTGCAGAAGATAGAGGTGATTATTTCCGAATTCCACCTGATTTAAGGGATTTGAACTACGACAAATTTGTAGAGCAAGGGGAAGGGAAAATTTCTATCACAGAAGATTATAATTCTCATAATACCAAAAGACTCAATTTGGAAGAAATGAAATCTCTCCTTTTAAAACTTTCTTTTATTCGAGATATTTTGGATGGGAAAGATGCAGAAACTTGGGATTAA